In the genome of Rhodoplanes sp. Z2-YC6860, one region contains:
- a CDS encoding phage holin family protein, with amino-acid sequence MRQNRARMGEHLKNSALPRALSEVIGDVAELLQKEIKLARTEVSEKISEKLRAGVWLSVTATAGLIAVLLLVEALVFGIAAYGLALHWSCLIVAAVMAAIAAAAFFIGKTDADQSVSPTRSIHQVKQDFSTVKEQLT; translated from the coding sequence ATGCGGCAAAACAGGGCTAGAATGGGTGAGCATCTGAAGAACTCAGCGCTGCCCCGGGCGCTGTCCGAAGTGATCGGTGACGTGGCTGAACTCCTTCAAAAGGAGATCAAGCTGGCGCGGACCGAGGTGTCGGAAAAGATTTCCGAGAAGCTTCGCGCAGGCGTGTGGCTTTCAGTGACGGCCACCGCGGGGCTGATTGCGGTGCTGCTCCTGGTCGAAGCGCTGGTGTTCGGAATCGCCGCGTACGGCCTCGCGCTGCACTGGTCGTGTCTGATCGTGGCTGCAGTCATGGCGGCCATCGCGGCTGCCGCATTCTTCATCGGCAAAACCGATGCCGATCAAAGCGTGAGCCCGACCCGCAGCATTCATCAAGTGAAACAGGATTTCTCGACTGTGAAGGAGCAACTGACATGA